A window from Bosea sp. ANAM02 encodes these proteins:
- a CDS encoding HAMP domain-containing sensor histidine kinase — MAEVTAEQVQRGRGPDPSAVARRKLVTREVKSARERLTSSTGLERAFDNELLRVFAQYRIAGSAGTLVLVLSIAAASCLWLPTPLVAVWSGTVLLTTMIIVLMARRFIAKAPDEVRLKFWRRLFALAEGMHGLAWSLLLLLFVQVDAPGAKVFVTTALLIVSALAVMLSATIPMAVYAGLTPIIVGIMVFFWDRRDMDSVTMALMAASAQLFFIFLANRLYASSVSSIVFRAEKDALIAELETANANSDEARRKAEEANLAKSRFLATMSHELRTPLNAILGFSEVMKNEIFGAHANAAYKEYSADIHGSGQHLLNLINEILDLSRIEAGKYELNEEALSLPSIVEDCQHMLALRAKAKGQSIRALAEPQLPRVWADERAIRQAVLNVLSNAIKFTPQGGEITIKVGWTATGGQYVSVTDTGPGIPENEIPIVMQSFGRGSLAIKTAEQGSGLGLPIVKGLIDLHGGGFHLKSRPRAGTEVTITLPAERVMDTLAALPEPKAKPRAA, encoded by the coding sequence ATGGCGGAAGTGACGGCCGAACAGGTGCAGCGCGGGCGCGGACCCGACCCCTCGGCCGTGGCGCGCCGGAAGCTGGTCACGCGCGAGGTCAAGTCGGCGCGCGAGCGGCTGACCTCCTCGACGGGGCTGGAACGCGCCTTCGACAACGAATTGCTGCGTGTCTTCGCGCAGTACCGCATCGCTGGCTCTGCCGGCACGCTGGTTCTCGTTCTCAGCATCGCAGCCGCCTCCTGCCTCTGGCTGCCGACTCCGCTCGTCGCCGTCTGGAGCGGTACCGTCCTGCTGACGACGATGATCATCGTGCTGATGGCGCGACGCTTCATCGCCAAGGCGCCGGACGAGGTCCGCCTGAAATTCTGGCGCCGGCTCTTCGCCCTCGCCGAGGGGATGCATGGTCTCGCCTGGTCGCTCCTGCTGCTGCTGTTCGTGCAGGTCGACGCCCCCGGCGCGAAGGTCTTCGTCACCACGGCGCTTCTGATCGTCAGCGCGCTCGCCGTCATGCTGTCGGCGACGATCCCGATGGCGGTCTATGCGGGGCTCACCCCGATCATCGTCGGGATCATGGTCTTCTTCTGGGACCGACGCGACATGGACAGCGTCACGATGGCGCTGATGGCGGCCTCGGCCCAGCTCTTCTTCATCTTCCTGGCCAACCGGCTCTACGCCAGCTCGGTCTCCTCGATCGTGTTCAGGGCCGAGAAGGACGCGCTGATCGCGGAGCTCGAAACCGCCAACGCCAATTCGGACGAGGCCCGGCGCAAGGCCGAAGAGGCCAATCTCGCCAAGTCACGCTTCCTGGCGACGATGAGCCATGAATTGCGCACGCCGCTCAACGCCATCCTCGGCTTCTCCGAGGTGATGAAGAACGAGATCTTCGGTGCGCATGCCAATGCCGCCTACAAGGAATATTCGGCCGATATCCACGGCTCGGGCCAGCATTTGCTCAACCTGATCAACGAGATCCTCGACCTGTCGCGGATCGAGGCCGGCAAGTACGAACTGAACGAGGAAGCGCTCTCGCTGCCAAGCATCGTCGAGGATTGCCAGCACATGCTGGCGCTGCGTGCCAAGGCGAAGGGCCAGAGCATCCGCGCTCTCGCCGAGCCCCAATTGCCGCGGGTCTGGGCCGACGAGCGCGCCATCCGGCAGGCCGTGCTCAACGTGCTCTCGAACGCGATCAAGTTCACGCCCCAGGGCGGCGAGATCACCATCAAGGTCGGCTGGACCGCGACGGGCGGGCAATATGTCTCCGTCACCGATACCGGCCCGGGCATTCCCGAGAACGAGATCCCGATCGTGATGCAGAGCTTCGGACGCGGGTCGCTCGCGATCAAGACGGCCGAACAGGGCTCGGGCCTCGGCCTGCCGATCGTCAAGGGGCTGATCGACCTGCATGGCGGCGGGTTCCATCTGAAATCCAGGCCGCGGGCCGGCACCGAGGTCACGATCACGCTGCCGGCCGAGCGCGTGATGGACACGCTTGCCGCCCTGCCCGAGCCGAAGGCGAAACCACGGGCCGCCTGA
- a CDS encoding adenosylcobinamide-GDP ribazoletransferase — protein sequence MTEAETTSEAPPPDWPGWGIATAICLRFWSRLPVPLLPGESDGHGIPDFREVPRALPFAALVIAAPAALVALGAGLAGLSGLVVAALALTALAMTTGAFHEDGLADTADGLFGGHTAERRLEIMKDSRIGSYGALALGLSLMLRASLIAMILDRSGAWAAAAALLVAAPWSRAEGLFMLATQPAARSSGAAAAVGQPTVLTARIALGLSLFLATGVGLAAELPIAGLLVGFALAHGAAAVLSRMARRLIGGQTGDILGAAQQLAEIAIYLGLALALGWAG from the coding sequence ATGACCGAGGCCGAAACCACGAGCGAGGCGCCCCCGCCGGATTGGCCGGGCTGGGGAATCGCGACCGCGATCTGCCTGCGCTTCTGGTCGCGTCTGCCGGTGCCTCTCTTGCCGGGAGAGAGCGACGGGCATGGCATTCCGGATTTCCGGGAGGTGCCGCGCGCCCTGCCCTTCGCGGCCCTGGTCATCGCCGCACCGGCCGCGCTCGTCGCGCTCGGAGCCGGACTGGCGGGCCTCAGCGGCTTGGTCGTCGCGGCGCTGGCGCTGACGGCGCTCGCCATGACCACCGGTGCCTTTCACGAGGACGGGCTGGCCGACACCGCCGACGGGCTGTTCGGCGGGCATACGGCCGAGCGCCGGCTGGAGATCATGAAGGACAGCCGCATCGGCTCCTATGGCGCACTGGCGCTCGGGCTCTCGCTGATGCTGCGGGCGAGCCTGATCGCGATGATCCTCGATCGCTCCGGCGCCTGGGCGGCGGCGGCGGCGCTCCTCGTCGCGGCGCCCTGGTCGCGTGCCGAGGGGCTGTTCATGCTGGCGACCCAGCCGGCGGCGCGCAGCAGCGGGGCTGCGGCGGCGGTCGGCCAACCGACAGTGCTGACGGCGCGGATCGCGCTGGGCTTGAGCCTCTTCCTCGCGACCGGCGTCGGGCTGGCGGCGGAACTGCCGATCGCCGGCTTGCTGGTCGGCTTCGCGCTGGCGCATGGTGCGGCGGCGGTTCTGTCGCGGATGGCGCGGCGCCTGATCGGCGGGCAGACCGGCGACATCCTCGGCGCCGCCCAGCAGCTCGCCGAGATCGCGATCTATCTCGGGCTCGCGCTGGCATTGGGCTGGGCCGGGTGA
- a CDS encoding D-alanine--D-alanine ligase family protein: MNRKTRVAVLYGGKSGEHEVSLKSAASVLRYIDRERFEPVPISIDKQGRWQCHDLRRIEATNGDSLPIPTDSPMIRLEPQGGHTAILPADNAAPAIAPVDVVFPVIHGPLCEDGAVQGLLELAGAAYVGSGVLASAVGMHKDIAKRLAALAGLPVAPYLALSRRDWRRDPAGSAKAAQDKLTLPVFVKPCNMGSSVGVHKVKCWEDLGAALDDAFQYDTKVLVEQGIDAREIEIAVLDGDPPMASVASELNAGPQHEFYSYEAKYIDQDGASVDLPARLGAEQMARVRQLAIDAFLALECSGLARVDFFLDRRSGAFYFNEINTLPGFTAISMYPKMMEASGLPYPALITRLIELAQERHAERAGLKTDYAG, translated from the coding sequence ATGAACCGGAAAACGCGCGTCGCCGTGCTCTATGGCGGAAAGTCGGGCGAGCATGAGGTGTCGCTGAAATCGGCGGCCTCCGTCCTGCGTTATATCGATCGCGAGCGCTTCGAGCCGGTGCCGATCAGCATCGACAAGCAGGGCCGCTGGCAATGCCACGACCTGCGCCGGATCGAGGCCACGAATGGCGACAGCCTGCCGATCCCGACGGATTCGCCGATGATCCGGCTGGAACCGCAGGGCGGACACACCGCGATCCTGCCGGCCGATAATGCAGCGCCAGCGATCGCGCCGGTCGACGTCGTGTTCCCGGTGATCCACGGCCCGCTCTGCGAGGATGGCGCGGTGCAGGGCCTGCTGGAGCTCGCCGGAGCGGCCTATGTCGGCTCGGGCGTGCTGGCCTCGGCGGTCGGCATGCACAAGGACATCGCCAAGCGGCTGGCGGCGCTCGCCGGCCTGCCGGTCGCGCCTTATCTCGCCCTGTCGCGCCGCGACTGGCGGCGCGATCCTGCGGGATCAGCCAAAGCGGCTCAGGACAAGCTCACGCTTCCCGTCTTCGTCAAGCCCTGCAACATGGGCTCCAGCGTGGGCGTGCATAAGGTCAAGTGTTGGGAGGATCTCGGCGCGGCGCTCGACGACGCCTTCCAGTACGATACCAAGGTTCTGGTCGAGCAGGGCATCGACGCGCGCGAGATCGAGATCGCGGTGCTCGACGGCGACCCGCCGATGGCGAGCGTCGCGAGCGAACTCAATGCCGGCCCGCAGCACGAGTTCTACTCCTACGAAGCCAAGTATATCGACCAGGACGGCGCCAGCGTCGACCTGCCGGCCAGGCTCGGTGCCGAGCAGATGGCGCGGGTGCGGCAGCTCGCGATCGACGCCTTCCTCGCGCTGGAATGCAGCGGGCTCGCGCGCGTCGACTTCTTCCTCGACCGCCGGAGCGGCGCCTTCTACTTCAACGAGATCAACACGCTGCCCGGCTTCACCGCGATCAGCATGTATCCGAAGATGATGGAGGCCTCCGGCCTGCCCTACCCCGCCCTCATCACCCGCCTGATCGAGCTGGCGCAGGAACGCCATGCCGAGCGGGCGGGCCTGAAGACGGATTACGCGGGGTAG
- a CDS encoding sulfite exporter TauE/SafE family protein, with amino-acid sequence MFAGIPIGDLAFLAVSLVLAGAVTGLLAGVFGVGGGAVIVPVLYEIFRVIGVAEEVRMPLSVGTSLAIIIPTSIRSFNAHRAKGLVDLSILKVWAVPVIVGVLAGSWIARFAPADLFKIVFVAVATISALRLLFAADRWKFGEDMPGKPLMVAYGGIIGVLSALMGIGGGQLSSLFMTFYGRPIHQAVATSSGLGVLISIPGALGFIYAGWPQMALGTLPPLSLGYVSLIGMILFIPTSIWTAPIGARLAHQLSKRRLEIAFGLFLLVVAGRFIWSLIH; translated from the coding sequence ATGTTTGCTGGCATTCCCATCGGCGATCTCGCCTTCCTCGCCGTCTCGCTCGTGCTGGCCGGCGCTGTCACCGGCCTCCTGGCCGGCGTCTTCGGCGTCGGTGGCGGCGCGGTCATCGTGCCGGTGCTCTACGAGATCTTCCGCGTCATCGGCGTGGCGGAGGAGGTGCGCATGCCGCTCAGCGTCGGCACCTCGCTGGCGATCATCATCCCGACCTCAATCCGCTCCTTCAATGCCCATCGGGCCAAGGGGCTCGTCGATCTGTCGATCCTCAAGGTCTGGGCGGTGCCGGTCATCGTCGGCGTTCTCGCCGGCAGCTGGATCGCCCGCTTCGCACCGGCCGATCTCTTCAAGATCGTCTTCGTCGCGGTCGCGACGATCTCGGCCTTGCGCCTGCTCTTCGCGGCGGATCGCTGGAAATTCGGTGAAGACATGCCCGGCAAGCCGCTGATGGTCGCCTATGGCGGCATCATCGGCGTGCTCTCGGCCTTGATGGGCATCGGCGGCGGCCAGCTCTCTAGCCTGTTCATGACCTTCTATGGCCGGCCGATCCATCAGGCGGTCGCGACTTCCTCGGGGCTGGGCGTTCTGATCTCGATTCCCGGCGCTCTCGGCTTCATCTATGCGGGCTGGCCGCAGATGGCCCTGGGCACGCTGCCGCCGCTCTCGCTCGGCTATGTCTCGCTGATCGGCATGATCCTGTTCATCCCGACCTCGATCTGGACGGCGCCGATCGGCGCGCGATTGGCACACCAGCTCTCCAAGCGGCGCCTCGAGATTGCCTTCGGCTTGTTCCTCCTCGTCGTAGCCGGCCGCTTCATCTGGTCGCTGATTCACTGA
- a CDS encoding GNAT family N-acetyltransferase produces MSGTTIRLLQPADHQALAALMVEMQGHYSVPCPPIAEILAGLAALPAGIDILVAVKGEAVLGFASACNLYPGPGLRSGFFLKEIYVGDAARGAGLGRRLMAALAELALERGHRRIDWTADADDAALLRFYDGLGAAAYPKKVFYRLTGDALVDLAKS; encoded by the coding sequence ATGAGCGGGACCACGATCCGGCTGCTCCAGCCCGCGGACCATCAGGCGCTGGCCGCGCTGATGGTCGAGATGCAGGGCCATTACAGCGTGCCTTGCCCGCCGATAGCGGAGATCCTCGCCGGGTTGGCGGCCTTGCCGGCCGGCATCGACATCCTCGTTGCCGTGAAGGGCGAGGCGGTGCTCGGCTTCGCCTCGGCCTGCAATCTCTATCCGGGGCCGGGGCTGAGGAGCGGCTTCTTCCTCAAGGAGATCTATGTGGGCGATGCGGCGCGCGGCGCCGGCCTCGGCCGCAGGCTGATGGCAGCGCTTGCCGAACTCGCGCTGGAGCGCGGCCACCGCCGCATCGACTGGACGGCCGATGCCGACGACGCGGCGCTGCTGCGCTTCTATGACGGCCTCGGCGCGGCCGCCTATCCGAAGAAGGTGTTCTATCGCCTGACCGGAGATGCGCTGGTTGATCTGGCGAAGTCCTAG
- the cobT gene encoding nicotinate-nucleotide--dimethylbenzimidazole phosphoribosyltransferase, which yields MAASGLPFDDIRDLIAAMPGPDMEAANAVRARDANLTKPAGSLGRLEDIAEWLAAWQGKAPPEVRRPLVCVFAGNHGVVAQGVSAYPQAVTRQMLENFAAGGAAINQICAAYDLGFKVFDLALDLPTGDFTQGDALDERACVATMAFGMEALVGGTDLLCLGEMGIGNTTSAAAIYAALYGGDAAHWCGRGTGVDDEGLKRKVAAVETGLALHRAHLKDPLEVLRRLGGREVAAICGAIIAARSQRIPVILDGYVVTAAAAILHAIDPSTIDHCIAGHLSAEGAHADVLARLGKVPLLALDMRLGEGSGAALAAGLVKAAAAVHSGMATFEQAQVARKD from the coding sequence ATGGCCGCCTCCGGATTGCCCTTCGACGATATCCGCGACCTCATCGCCGCGATGCCCGGCCCCGACATGGAAGCCGCGAATGCGGTCCGCGCCCGCGACGCCAACCTGACCAAGCCGGCCGGCAGCCTCGGCCGCCTGGAGGACATCGCCGAATGGCTCGCCGCCTGGCAGGGCAAAGCTCCTCCCGAGGTGCGCCGTCCGCTGGTCTGCGTCTTCGCCGGCAATCACGGCGTGGTGGCACAGGGCGTCTCGGCCTATCCGCAGGCCGTGACGCGCCAGATGCTTGAGAATTTCGCCGCCGGCGGCGCCGCGATCAACCAGATCTGCGCGGCCTATGATCTCGGCTTCAAGGTCTTCGACCTCGCGCTCGACCTGCCGACCGGCGATTTCACGCAAGGGGACGCGCTGGACGAACGCGCCTGCGTCGCCACGATGGCCTTCGGCATGGAAGCGCTCGTCGGCGGCACCGACCTGCTCTGCCTCGGCGAGATGGGCATCGGCAACACCACCTCGGCAGCGGCGATCTACGCGGCGCTCTATGGTGGCGACGCCGCGCATTGGTGCGGCCGCGGCACCGGTGTCGACGACGAGGGCCTGAAGCGCAAGGTCGCGGCGGTGGAAACCGGACTTGCCCTGCACCGCGCCCATCTCAAGGACCCGCTCGAAGTGCTGCGCCGCCTCGGCGGGCGCGAGGTCGCGGCGATCTGCGGGGCCATCATCGCCGCCCGTTCGCAGCGCATCCCGGTCATCCTCGACGGCTATGTCGTGACGGCCGCCGCTGCGATCCTGCACGCGATCGATCCCTCGACCATCGACCACTGCATCGCCGGCCATCTCTCGGCCGAGGGCGCCCATGCCGATGTGCTCGCCCGTCTCGGCAAGGTGCCCCTGCTGGCGCTCGATATGCGGTTGGGCGAGGGCTCGGGCGCGGCGCTCGCCGCCGGCCTCGTCAAGGCGGCGGCGGCGGTGCATTCCGGCATGGCGACCTTCGAGCAGGCGCAGGTCGCGCGGAAGGATTGA
- a CDS encoding glutathione S-transferase — MKLYDGGRAPNPRRVRIFFAEKGVALPELVPVDIAKKEHRSEAFTRINPAQRLPVLELDDGTALAETIAICRYIEALHPQPPLFGRDPKEQATIEMWNRRVELGLFASVSAVFRHSHPSMAELEEQVPEWAEANREQMDDHLWLLELQLAANPFVCGDVLTVADITAGIAIDFMKPSRIPLPEDFVHIRRWHGELSGRPSWKV; from the coding sequence ATGAAGCTCTACGACGGCGGGCGGGCGCCGAATCCACGGCGGGTCCGCATCTTCTTTGCGGAGAAGGGCGTAGCCCTGCCGGAGCTCGTGCCGGTGGACATCGCCAAGAAAGAACATCGCAGCGAGGCCTTTACCCGGATCAATCCCGCCCAGCGCCTGCCCGTCCTCGAACTCGACGACGGCACGGCGCTGGCCGAAACCATCGCGATCTGCCGCTATATCGAGGCGCTGCATCCGCAGCCGCCGCTCTTCGGACGGGACCCGAAGGAGCAGGCGACCATCGAGATGTGGAATCGCCGTGTCGAACTCGGGCTCTTTGCCAGCGTCTCCGCCGTCTTCCGCCACAGCCATCCATCGATGGCGGAGCTGGAGGAGCAGGTGCCGGAATGGGCCGAGGCCAATCGCGAGCAGATGGACGACCATCTCTGGCTGCTCGAATTGCAGCTCGCCGCCAATCCCTTCGTCTGCGGCGACGTTCTGACCGTCGCCGACATCACCGCCGGCATCGCCATCGACTTCATGAAGCCGTCGCGCATCCCGCTACCGGAGGATTTCGTGCATATCCGCCGCTGGCATGGCGAATTGTCCGGCCGCCCGAGCTGGAAGGTCTGA
- a CDS encoding thermonuclease family protein, with the protein MAPFGFGRSRYGPFGWRRVGRPVDFVVALGLLGFLGLAGAILQYRLGPARELAGAAQAIDGDSVRLLGEELRLEGIDAPEYRQSCTARDGRSVACGREARRALQALLARGVTHCEIGKADRYGRGLARCRQGDTDINAMMVREGHAVSYGAYRAEEQEARAAGRGIWATQFERPETWRRSHPR; encoded by the coding sequence ATGGCTCCCTTCGGATTCGGTCGCTCCCGCTATGGACCCTTCGGCTGGCGCCGCGTCGGCCGGCCGGTCGACTTCGTCGTGGCGCTCGGACTGCTCGGCTTCCTCGGGCTGGCCGGCGCCATCCTGCAATACCGTCTCGGCCCGGCCCGGGAACTCGCCGGGGCCGCCCAGGCGATCGATGGCGACTCAGTCCGGCTGCTTGGCGAAGAGCTGCGGCTGGAGGGGATCGACGCGCCCGAATATCGCCAGAGCTGCACGGCGCGCGACGGCCGATCCGTCGCTTGCGGGCGCGAGGCGCGGCGTGCCCTTCAGGCGCTGCTGGCGCGCGGCGTGACGCATTGCGAGATCGGCAAGGCCGATCGTTACGGCCGTGGCCTTGCCCGCTGCCGCCAGGGCGATACCGATATCAACGCGATGATGGTGCGCGAGGGCCACGCGGTCTCATACGGGGCCTATCGGGCCGAGGAGCAAGAGGCGCGCGCCGCCGGCCGCGGCATCTGGGCGACGCAGTTCGAGCGCCCGGAAACCTGGCGCCGCAGCCATCCGCGCTGA
- a CDS encoding uracil-DNA glycosylase family protein has product MNAGETLDEVLAELRACRICRDVPFYLPPLPHQPRPVIQAAATARLCIAGQAPGTRVHASGRPFTDPSGVRLRNWLGMDETVFYDATKVAVVPMGHCFPGLDAKGGDKPPRRECAPIWRARVFAALPRIELVLAIGRYAQSWHVGAKEAANLSATVANWREILARPVFPRVLPLPHPSWRNNAWLKRNPWFEEELLPVLRREVARLLR; this is encoded by the coding sequence ATGAACGCCGGCGAGACGCTCGACGAGGTGCTGGCCGAATTGCGGGCCTGCCGCATCTGCCGCGACGTGCCGTTCTACCTGCCGCCCTTGCCGCATCAGCCCCGCCCGGTGATCCAGGCCGCCGCGACGGCCCGGCTCTGCATTGCCGGCCAGGCGCCGGGCACGCGTGTCCATGCCAGCGGCCGGCCCTTCACCGATCCCTCCGGCGTGCGCCTCAGGAACTGGCTCGGCATGGACGAGACGGTCTTCTACGACGCGACCAAGGTCGCGGTCGTGCCGATGGGGCATTGCTTCCCCGGTCTCGACGCCAAGGGTGGCGACAAGCCGCCCCGGCGAGAATGCGCGCCGATCTGGCGAGCCAGGGTCTTCGCGGCGCTACCCCGGATCGAGCTCGTGCTGGCGATCGGGCGCTATGCCCAGAGCTGGCATGTCGGGGCGAAGGAGGCGGCCAACCTCTCCGCGACCGTCGCGAACTGGCGCGAGATCCTCGCCCGGCCGGTCTTTCCGCGCGTTCTGCCGCTGCCGCACCCGTCCTGGCGCAACAACGCCTGGCTCAAGCGCAATCCGTGGTTCGAGGAGGAACTCCTGCCCGTCTTGCGGCGAGAGGTGGCGCGGCTGCTGCGCTGA
- a CDS encoding DUF1289 domain-containing protein: MNGASTPCIKVCVIDPVSKLCEGCGRTLAEIAQWGRLSEAERLAIMAVLPERLKEKPLDQPPRHARA; the protein is encoded by the coding sequence ATGAATGGCGCCTCGACACCCTGCATCAAGGTCTGCGTCATCGACCCCGTCAGCAAGCTCTGCGAGGGCTGCGGCCGGACGCTCGCCGAGATCGCGCAATGGGGCCGGTTGAGCGAGGCCGAGCGGCTGGCGATCATGGCGGTGCTGCCGGAGAGGCTTAAGGAGAAGCCCCTCGATCAACCGCCGCGTCATGCTCGGGCTTGA